A stretch of the Orcinus orca chromosome 1, mOrcOrc1.1, whole genome shotgun sequence genome encodes the following:
- the PEX11B gene encoding peroxisomal membrane protein 11B isoform X1, with translation MMFVPRAEPLGRPGGVTRGGKWGGSEAVEPGLPLSWTPGSASALRARPGSGCVGAARIGMGGGRAEEDLLEARAAQYACSLLGHALQKHGASSELQKQIRQLEGHLSLGRKLLRLGNSADALESAKRAVHLSDVVLRFCITVSHLNRALYFACDNVLWAGKSGLAPRVDQEKWAQRSFRYYLFSLIMNLSRDAYEIRLLMEQESSACSRRLKGSGGGVPGGIETGGPGGPGAPGGGLPQVALKLRLQVLLLARVLRGHPPLLLDVVRNACDLFIPLDKLGLWRCGPGIVGLCGLVSSILSILTLICPWLRLKP, from the exons CTGCCGCTGTCATGGACGCCTGGGTCCGCTTCAGCGCTCAGAGCCAGGCCCGGGAGCGGCTGTGTAGGTGCGGCCCGAATAGGAATGGGGGGAGGGCGGGCAGAGGAAGACCTTCTTGAGGCGAG ggcCGCCCAGTATGCTTGCTCCCTTCTTGGCCATGCACTGCAGAAACATGGGGCCAGTTCTGAGTTACAGAAACAGATTCGACAACTGGAGGGTCATCTGAGCCTAGGGAGAAAGC TTCTACGCCTCGGTAACTCAGCAGATGCCCTTGAGTCAGCCAAACGAGCTGTGCACCTATCAGATGTTGTCCTGAGATTCTGCATCACTGTTAGTCACCTCAATAGAGCCTTGTACTTCGCCTGTGACAATGTCCTGTGGGCTGGAAAGTCTGGACTTGCTCCCCGTGTGGATCAGGAGAAGTGGGCCCAGCGTTCATTCAG GTACTATCTGTTTTCCCTCATCATGAACTTGAGTCGTGATGCTTATGAGATTCGCCTACTGATGGAACAAGAGTCTTCAGCTTGTAGTCGACGACTGAAGGGTTCTGGAGGAGGAGTCCCAGGAGGAATTGAAACTGGGGGACCTGGGGGTCCAGGGGCTCCAGGAGGAGGTCTGCCTCAGGTGGCTCTGAAGCTTCGGCTCCAAGTCTTGCTCCTGGCTCGGGTCCTTCGAGGTCATCCCCCTCTCCTGCTGGATGTGGTCAGAAATGCCTGTGATCTCTTCATTCCACTGGACAAACTAGGCCTGTGGCGCTGTGGTCCTGGAATTGTGGGACTTTGTGGCCTCGTGTCCTCCATCCTGTCTATTCTCACCCTAATCTGCCCTTGGCTCCGACTCAAGCCCTGA
- the PEX11B gene encoding peroxisomal membrane protein 11B isoform X2, translating to MDAWVRFSAQSQARERLCRAAQYACSLLGHALQKHGASSELQKQIRQLEGHLSLGRKLLRLGNSADALESAKRAVHLSDVVLRFCITVSHLNRALYFACDNVLWAGKSGLAPRVDQEKWAQRSFRYYLFSLIMNLSRDAYEIRLLMEQESSACSRRLKGSGGGVPGGIETGGPGGPGAPGGGLPQVALKLRLQVLLLARVLRGHPPLLLDVVRNACDLFIPLDKLGLWRCGPGIVGLCGLVSSILSILTLICPWLRLKP from the exons ATGGACGCCTGGGTCCGCTTCAGCGCTCAGAGCCAGGCCCGGGAGCGGCTGTGTAG ggcCGCCCAGTATGCTTGCTCCCTTCTTGGCCATGCACTGCAGAAACATGGGGCCAGTTCTGAGTTACAGAAACAGATTCGACAACTGGAGGGTCATCTGAGCCTAGGGAGAAAGC TTCTACGCCTCGGTAACTCAGCAGATGCCCTTGAGTCAGCCAAACGAGCTGTGCACCTATCAGATGTTGTCCTGAGATTCTGCATCACTGTTAGTCACCTCAATAGAGCCTTGTACTTCGCCTGTGACAATGTCCTGTGGGCTGGAAAGTCTGGACTTGCTCCCCGTGTGGATCAGGAGAAGTGGGCCCAGCGTTCATTCAG GTACTATCTGTTTTCCCTCATCATGAACTTGAGTCGTGATGCTTATGAGATTCGCCTACTGATGGAACAAGAGTCTTCAGCTTGTAGTCGACGACTGAAGGGTTCTGGAGGAGGAGTCCCAGGAGGAATTGAAACTGGGGGACCTGGGGGTCCAGGGGCTCCAGGAGGAGGTCTGCCTCAGGTGGCTCTGAAGCTTCGGCTCCAAGTCTTGCTCCTGGCTCGGGTCCTTCGAGGTCATCCCCCTCTCCTGCTGGATGTGGTCAGAAATGCCTGTGATCTCTTCATTCCACTGGACAAACTAGGCCTGTGGCGCTGTGGTCCTGGAATTGTGGGACTTTGTGGCCTCGTGTCCTCCATCCTGTCTATTCTCACCCTAATCTGCCCTTGGCTCCGACTCAAGCCCTGA
- the PEX11B gene encoding peroxisomal membrane protein 11B isoform X3 encodes MNLSRDAYEIRLLMEQESSACSRRLKGSGGGVPGGIETGGPGGPGAPGGGLPQVALKLRLQVLLLARVLRGHPPLLLDVVRNACDLFIPLDKLGLWRCGPGIVGLCGLVSSILSILTLICPWLRLKP; translated from the coding sequence ATGAACTTGAGTCGTGATGCTTATGAGATTCGCCTACTGATGGAACAAGAGTCTTCAGCTTGTAGTCGACGACTGAAGGGTTCTGGAGGAGGAGTCCCAGGAGGAATTGAAACTGGGGGACCTGGGGGTCCAGGGGCTCCAGGAGGAGGTCTGCCTCAGGTGGCTCTGAAGCTTCGGCTCCAAGTCTTGCTCCTGGCTCGGGTCCTTCGAGGTCATCCCCCTCTCCTGCTGGATGTGGTCAGAAATGCCTGTGATCTCTTCATTCCACTGGACAAACTAGGCCTGTGGCGCTGTGGTCCTGGAATTGTGGGACTTTGTGGCCTCGTGTCCTCCATCCTGTCTATTCTCACCCTAATCTGCCCTTGGCTCCGACTCAAGCCCTGA